The sequence below is a genomic window from Salicibibacter cibarius.
TTTTCAGTTAATTTAACTAAGTTAGTGATTAACGTATTATAAGGAGTGGGGATAGCGTTTTTGGTTCCGTAGTCAACGATCGCTCCGTTTATGTAGTCAATCTCGGTTTTTCTTTCTTTGATAATGTCAACTAACATCGAAGATTTGTTCTCGCCTATGTTCTCTATCCCTAATCGTAAACATTCAGCTACCGGGTCACTATAAATTAATTCAATCCCTTCCGCCTGAGCTACACGGGCAGCTTCATTCACGAGTTCTTTTATAATTTCTTTTCCTTCAGGCGGAGCGATAGCATTGCCGTTTGATAGTCTTGTTATAGCGGTTAAACCATTGAATGCAATGTTGATGATCAATTTACTCCAAATGATTGACGCAATGTCAGTAGTGACTGTGGCAGGTAAACCGCTTCGAGTAAACATATCAGCGATTGATTCGCTTACTCTGCTATGCACACCCTCCGAAAAACCAATATAAGTTCTTCCATTAGCCCGATGTCCTACCGTTCCATTCTCAAGGATTCCGCCCCCGCAGCCGGCTCCACCGATACCAACATTACTGTATG
It includes:
- a CDS encoding ketopantoate reductase family protein: MKTLILGAGAMGSLFGGRLKQIGVDVTLYNRENDHVKKINQDGLRILDNDGNMTTVNIPVVSHPYNLSNRYDLIIVLVKAHATDKVLNQVLHTIDEDTAVLSLQNGIGNLESVKNAVPYSNVGIGGAGCGGGILENGTVGHRANGRTYIGFSEGVHSRVSESIADMFTRSGLPATVTTDIASIIWSKLIINIAFNGLTAITRLSNGNAIAPPEGKEIIKELVNEAARVAQAEGIELIYSDPVAECLRLGIENIGENKSSMLVDIIKERKTEIDYINGAIVDYGTKNAIPTPYNTLITNLVKLTEKSYEKIVTDV